A DNA window from Ranitomeya imitator isolate aRanImi1 chromosome 2, aRanImi1.pri, whole genome shotgun sequence contains the following coding sequences:
- the WBP2 gene encoding WW domain-binding protein 2, producing the protein MALNRNHTDGGGVIVNNCESVLMSYEHVELAFTDMENTPDIFRGTKKGRVMLTPYRVIFSSKGRDPMQSFMMPFYLMKDCEIKQPVFGANFIKGAIRAEPGGGWEGAATFKLIFPAGGAIEFGQQMLQIAAQASRGGPPADSFPYMPNGGYAYPPPAANGIYPPPSGYPFPPPPTDFYPGPSIQDSDLAYMHPPPPPYPGPMGPPVASAPDLPPTPAAEAKAAEAAASAYNSQPNPPHLYMPPDLPPPPPYFPPDDKKNQ; encoded by the exons ATGGCGCTGAACAGAAACCATACGGATGGCGGAGGTGTCATAGTCAACAATTGCGAGAG TGTCCTGATGTCTTATGAACATGTGGAGCTGGCATTCACTGACATGGAGAATACACCTGATATTTTTCGTGGGACCAAGAAGGGAAGAGTAATGCTGACACCCTATAGA GTGATATTTTCGAGTAAAGGAAGGGATCCAATGCAATCATTCATGATGCCATTCTATCTGATGAAAGATTGTGAAATCAAGCAGCCTGTCTTTGGAGCCAATTTTATCAAGGGCGCCATAAGAGCAGAGCCTGGAG GCGGCTGGGAAGGCGCTGCAACATTCAAACTCATTTTTCCTGCTGGCGGAGCTATTGAGTTTGGCCAGCAGATGCTGCAAATAGCGGCGCAAG CTTCAAGAGGGGGACCACCGGCTGATTCTTTTCCATATATGCCTAATGGGGGCTATGCCTATCCACCACCTGCAGCTAATGGGATCTATCCTCCTCCATCTGGTTATCCATTCCCCCCACCTCCTACAG ATTTTTACCCCGGGCCATCAATACAAGACAGTGATCTAGCATACATGCATCCCCCACCTCCTCCTTACCCAGGACCCATGGGACCACCCGTTGCTTCTGCTCCTGATTTGCCTCCTACTCCAGCAG CTGAGGCCAAGGCGGCAGAAGCGGCTGCCAGTGCTTACAACAGTCAGCCCAACCCTCCACATCTTTACATGCCACCG gaccttcctcctccacctccctaTTTTCCCCCGGATGACAAGAAGAACCAGTAA